From the genome of Chromatiales bacterium, one region includes:
- the gap gene encoding type I glyceraldehyde-3-phosphate dehydrogenase, producing MTIKVGINGFGRIGRMAFRAIAKEFKDIEVVGINDLLDADYLAYMLKYDSVHGRFDGDVSVSGNNLVVNGKTIRLTAERDPANLAWSDIGADLVIECTGFFLTEETCQKHIDAGAKKVVMSAPSKDGTPMFVYGVNHETYAGQAIVSAASCTTNCLAPVAKVLHDNWGIKRGLMTTVHAATATQKTVDGPSQKDWRGGRGILENIIPSSTGAAKAVGVVLPELNGKLTGMAFRVPTSDVSVVDLTVELNKEAKYEDICAAMKKASESGDISKTLGYTDEKVVSTDFRGVGYSSIFDAEAGIALDGTFVKVVSWYDNEYGYTCNMLRFVEHVAK from the coding sequence ATGACGATTAAAGTGGGTATCAACGGCTTCGGTCGTATCGGTCGTATGGCCTTCCGTGCCATTGCCAAGGAATTCAAGGACATCGAAGTGGTCGGCATCAACGACCTGCTGGATGCCGATTACCTGGCCTACATGCTGAAGTACGATTCCGTGCACGGCCGTTTCGACGGCGACGTCTCCGTCAGCGGCAACAACCTGGTGGTGAACGGCAAGACCATTCGCCTGACCGCCGAGCGCGATCCGGCCAACCTGGCCTGGTCCGACATCGGTGCCGACCTGGTCATCGAGTGCACCGGCTTCTTCCTCACCGAAGAGACCTGCCAGAAGCACATCGACGCCGGCGCCAAGAAGGTCGTGATGTCCGCCCCGTCCAAGGATGGCACACCGATGTTCGTCTACGGCGTGAACCACGAGACCTACGCCGGCCAGGCCATCGTCTCCGCCGCCTCCTGTACCACCAACTGCCTGGCGCCGGTCGCCAAGGTGCTGCACGACAACTGGGGCATCAAGCGTGGCCTGATGACCACCGTGCACGCCGCCACCGCCACCCAGAAGACCGTCGACGGCCCGTCCCAGAAGGACTGGCGCGGTGGTCGCGGTATCCTGGAGAACATCATCCCGTCCTCCACCGGTGCCGCCAAGGCCGTCGGCGTGGTGCTGCCGGAACTGAACGGCAAGCTCACCGGCATGGCCTTCCGCGTGCCGACCTCCGACGTCTCCGTGGTCGACCTGACCGTCGAGCTGAACAAGGAAGCCAAGTACGAAGACATCTGCGCGGCCATGAAGAAGGCCTCCGAGTCCGGCGATATCAGCAAGACCCTGGGTTACACCGACGAGAAGGTCGTCTCCACCGACTTCCGCGGCGTGGGCTACTCCTCCATCTTCGATGCCGAGGCCGGCATCGCGCTGGATGGCACCTTCGTCAAGGTGGTCTCCTGGTACGACAACGAGTACGGCTACACCTGCAACATGCTCCGTTTCGTCGAGCACGTCGCCAAGTAA
- a CDS encoding PhnD/SsuA/transferrin family substrate-binding protein, with amino-acid sequence MRKITRSLIPLFGLLALLASPLARPAEYTLVVQPILPKDDIIRAYTPLAQYLSRQTGEQIRLVTAPNFLGYWERSKQAGEYDLVLDAAHLTAFRMERMDYEPLAKLPDVVSFSLVTGPDTLVFDPDELVGRKLASQGSPSLGAVRLSQLFPNPMRQPIIVEVDDSTVAVQKVFSGEVAAAMIPTPLVQANPGLNTVTTTEQVPHMALSAGPDVPPEVKARIRQALIEAGGSPAGQAMLRQVNLPGFEPASPQQYRGYSELLEGVWGY; translated from the coding sequence ATGCGCAAGATCACCCGGAGCCTGATCCCCCTCTTTGGCCTGCTGGCCCTGCTGGCCAGCCCGCTGGCACGGCCCGCCGAGTACACCCTGGTCGTGCAGCCCATCCTGCCCAAGGACGACATCATCCGGGCCTACACGCCGCTGGCCCAGTACCTCTCCCGCCAGACCGGCGAGCAGATCCGGCTGGTGACCGCCCCGAACTTCCTCGGCTACTGGGAGCGCAGCAAGCAGGCCGGCGAGTATGACCTGGTGCTGGATGCCGCCCACCTCACCGCCTTTCGCATGGAACGCATGGACTACGAACCCCTGGCCAAGCTGCCGGACGTGGTCAGCTTCAGCCTGGTGACCGGCCCCGACACACTGGTCTTCGATCCCGATGAACTGGTGGGAAGGAAACTGGCCTCGCAGGGCTCGCCGAGCCTGGGGGCCGTGCGCCTCAGCCAGCTGTTTCCCAACCCGATGCGCCAGCCGATCATCGTCGAGGTGGATGACAGCACCGTCGCCGTGCAGAAGGTCTTCAGCGGCGAGGTGGCCGCCGCAATGATCCCCACCCCCCTGGTACAGGCCAACCCCGGCCTCAATACCGTCACCACCACCGAGCAGGTCCCGCACATGGCCCTCTCGGCGGGCCCCGACGTCCCGCCCGAGGTGAAGGCCCGCATCCGCCAGGCCCTGATCGAGGCCGGTGGCTCGCCGGCCGGCCAGGCCATGCTGCGCCAGGTCAATCTGCCGGGCTTCGAACCGGCAAGCCCACAGCAATACCGGGGTTACTCCGAGCTGCTCGAGGGCGTCTGGGGCTATTAG
- a CDS encoding GGDEF domain-containing protein, translating into MSAVSDLADLRQGTIAVLERIIAAQPPQAGRLACAVIHLRNIRKVRGLLGDQGAAAYRRAVRLQLEAIPPDPSLVIDGNDDHIILMLPGVMNAGHAELVAQKIERVLRQANDVDAQQAGTEFTLGMALFPDHAEDPAQLLARAELALVAADGADTHWALFDHGLFNELSHSWQFDRELREAIQNNSFTMYYQPQVGLRDGRLHGVEALIRWEHPERGMIQPSLFIPLAERTGLISRLTDGVLRQVMQDVKALQAMAIPSISINLSAMDLEDPELATRVSHQLAIWAVPSRAITFEITESALLEGSETTRRQLEQLHEMGCGLSIDDFGTGYSSLANFRTIPASEIKIDGSFIADLANDQVNRDIVAIALELGRRFGLKTVAEGVETESSARALIELGCEIGQGYYFARPLRLSHLLEWRETWSGRLPDSGGQDTGESP; encoded by the coding sequence ATGTCCGCCGTCTCTGATCTCGCCGATCTGCGCCAGGGCACCATCGCCGTCCTGGAACGCATCATCGCCGCCCAGCCGCCCCAGGCCGGGCGGCTCGCCTGCGCGGTCATCCACCTGCGCAACATCCGCAAGGTGCGGGGGCTGCTCGGCGACCAGGGGGCCGCCGCCTATCGACGGGCGGTGCGCCTGCAGCTCGAGGCCATCCCCCCCGACCCGTCGCTGGTCATCGACGGCAACGACGATCACATCATCCTCATGCTGCCCGGGGTCATGAACGCCGGGCATGCCGAGCTGGTCGCACAGAAGATCGAGCGCGTGCTGCGGCAGGCCAACGACGTGGATGCCCAGCAGGCCGGCACCGAATTCACCCTCGGCATGGCGCTGTTCCCCGACCATGCCGAGGACCCCGCCCAGCTGCTGGCACGCGCCGAACTGGCGCTGGTCGCGGCCGATGGTGCCGATACGCATTGGGCGCTGTTTGACCACGGGCTGTTCAACGAGCTGAGTCACAGCTGGCAGTTCGACCGCGAACTGCGCGAGGCCATACAGAACAACAGCTTCACCATGTATTACCAGCCCCAGGTCGGGCTGCGGGACGGCAGACTGCACGGGGTCGAAGCCCTGATACGCTGGGAACACCCGGAGCGGGGAATGATCCAGCCCTCGCTGTTCATTCCCCTGGCGGAACGGACCGGACTCATCAGCCGGCTCACCGACGGCGTACTGCGGCAGGTGATGCAGGACGTGAAGGCCCTGCAGGCCATGGCCATCCCATCGATCTCCATCAACCTCTCGGCCATGGACCTCGAAGACCCGGAGCTGGCGACCCGCGTGAGCCACCAGCTCGCCATCTGGGCGGTACCCAGCAGGGCCATTACCTTCGAGATCACGGAAAGTGCCCTGCTCGAGGGCAGCGAGACAACGCGCCGCCAGCTGGAACAGCTGCACGAGATGGGTTGCGGCCTGTCCATCGACGACTTCGGTACCGGATATTCCTCGCTGGCCAATTTCCGCACCATCCCCGCCAGCGAGATCAAGATCGACGGCTCCTTCATCGCCGACCTCGCAAACGATCAGGTGAACCGCGACATCGTTGCCATCGCCCTGGAGCTCGGGCGGCGGTTCGGCCTGAAGACGGTGGCGGAAGGTGTGGAGACGGAATCCTCGGCCAGGGCGCTCATCGAGCTTGGCTGCGAGATCGGGCAGGGCTACTACTTCGCGCGCCCGCTGAGGCTGTCACACCTGCTGGAATGGCGCGAGACCTGGTCGGGAAGACTACCGGACAGTGGTGGGCAGGATACCGGGGAGTCGCCCTAG
- a CDS encoding 16S rRNA (uracil(1498)-N(3))-methyltransferase gives MRIPRLYLPQPIAAGDEVTLDERCHRHAVQVLRLRPGARLVLFNGDGNDYPAELTRAERRDSAARVLDCLPNPAESPLAITLVQGIAKGDHMDYSLQKAVELGVQAVVPVLCERSVLRLDDRRLEKKYDHWQGILISACEQSGRSRLPRLSPVQPLADWLDGFSGHGVVLDPRAEQNLSACPRPAGASSALVGPEGGLTDEELDRARTAGLNGIRLGPRILRTETAASTILAALQLRWGDLDLPPASGTT, from the coding sequence GTGCGCATTCCCCGCCTGTACCTGCCACAACCGATCGCCGCGGGCGACGAGGTGACGCTGGACGAGCGTTGTCACCGCCATGCGGTCCAGGTGCTGCGCCTGCGGCCCGGGGCCCGGCTGGTGCTGTTCAACGGCGATGGCAACGACTACCCGGCCGAACTGACCCGCGCCGAACGCCGGGACTCCGCGGCACGGGTACTGGACTGCCTCCCCAATCCCGCCGAATCGCCCCTGGCGATCACCCTCGTCCAGGGCATTGCCAAGGGTGACCACATGGACTACAGCCTGCAAAAGGCCGTTGAACTCGGCGTGCAGGCGGTGGTACCGGTGCTGTGCGAACGCAGCGTGCTGCGCCTGGATGACCGGCGACTGGAAAAAAAGTACGATCACTGGCAGGGTATTCTCATCAGCGCCTGCGAACAGAGCGGGCGCAGCCGCCTGCCCCGGCTCTCGCCCGTCCAGCCACTGGCGGACTGGCTGGACGGGTTTTCCGGCCACGGGGTCGTGCTCGACCCGCGGGCCGAGCAGAACCTCTCCGCCTGCCCTCGACCGGCAGGCGCCAGCAGCGCGCTGGTGGGGCCGGAGGGCGGCTTGACCGACGAGGAGCTGGACAGGGCGCGGACAGCGGGCTTGAATGGCATCAGGCTCGGGCCACGGATACTCAGGACGGAAACGGCCGCCAGCACCATACTGGCGGCCCTGCAGCTGCGATGGGGCGATCTCGACCTGCCCCCCGCATCCGGTACCACGTAA
- a CDS encoding adenosylhomocysteinase, whose product MTAEFKDYKVADINLADWGRKEIAIAETEMPGLMALREEYGAAKPLKGARITGSLHMTIQTAVLIETLVDLGAEVRWASCNIFSTQDHAAAAIAAAGIPVYAWKGETIEEYWWCTEQVLAWPDGKGPNMILDDGGDATLLLHKGVEFEKAGAVPEPKASDNEEWQAVLGVLKRTLAEDSQKWTRMAADIRGVTEETTTGVHRLYHMAKNGELLFPAMNVNDSVTKSKFDNLYGCRESLMDGIKRATDVMVAGKIAVVLGYGDVGKGCAQAFRGLGATVLVTEIDPICALQAAMEGYRVVTMEEAAPMGDIFVTATGNEAVITHDHMAAMKNEAIVCNIGHFDSEIEVASLRKYEWENIKPQVDHIIFPDGKKITLLAEGRLVNLGCATGHPSFVMSASFTNQVLAQIELFNHGDKYENQVYVLPKLLDEKVARLHLQKIGAHLTTLSQVQADYLGVPVEGPYKPEQYRY is encoded by the coding sequence ATGACCGCTGAGTTCAAAGACTACAAGGTCGCCGACATCAACCTGGCCGACTGGGGCCGCAAGGAAATCGCCATCGCCGAGACCGAGATGCCGGGCCTCATGGCCCTGCGCGAGGAATACGGCGCCGCCAAGCCCCTCAAGGGCGCCCGCATCACCGGCTCCCTGCACATGACCATCCAGACCGCCGTGCTCATCGAGACCCTGGTGGACCTGGGTGCCGAGGTGCGCTGGGCCTCCTGCAACATCTTCTCCACCCAGGACCATGCCGCCGCGGCCATCGCCGCCGCCGGCATCCCGGTCTATGCCTGGAAGGGCGAGACCATCGAGGAGTACTGGTGGTGCACTGAGCAGGTCCTGGCCTGGCCGGACGGCAAGGGCCCGAACATGATCCTCGACGACGGTGGCGACGCCACCCTCCTGCTTCACAAGGGCGTCGAATTCGAGAAGGCCGGCGCCGTGCCCGAGCCCAAGGCCTCCGACAACGAGGAATGGCAGGCCGTGCTGGGCGTGCTCAAGCGCACCCTGGCCGAAGACAGCCAGAAGTGGACCAGGATGGCCGCCGATATCCGCGGCGTCACCGAGGAGACCACCACCGGCGTGCACCGCCTCTACCACATGGCGAAGAACGGCGAGCTGCTGTTCCCGGCCATGAACGTCAACGACTCGGTCACCAAGTCCAAGTTCGACAACCTCTACGGCTGCCGCGAGTCCCTGATGGACGGCATCAAGCGCGCCACCGACGTGATGGTGGCCGGCAAGATCGCCGTGGTGCTCGGCTACGGCGACGTCGGCAAGGGTTGTGCCCAGGCCTTCCGCGGCCTCGGCGCCACCGTGCTCGTCACCGAGATCGACCCGATCTGCGCCCTGCAGGCGGCGATGGAAGGCTACCGCGTGGTCACCATGGAAGAGGCCGCCCCCATGGGCGACATCTTCGTCACCGCCACCGGCAACGAGGCGGTCATCACCCACGACCACATGGCCGCGATGAAGAACGAGGCCATCGTCTGCAACATCGGCCACTTCGACTCCGAGATCGAGGTCGCCAGCCTGCGCAAGTACGAGTGGGAGAACATCAAGCCGCAGGTCGACCACATCATCTTCCCGGACGGCAAGAAGATCACCCTGCTGGCCGAAGGCCGCCTGGTGAACCTCGGCTGCGCCACCGGCCACCCGAGCTTCGTCATGTCCGCCTCCTTCACCAACCAGGTGCTGGCGCAGATCGAACTCTTCAATCATGGCGACAAGTACGAGAACCAGGTCTACGTGCTGCCCAAGCTCCTGGACGAGAAGGTCGCGCGGCTGCACCTGCAGAAGATCGGTGCACACCTGACCACGCTCTCCCAGGTCCAGGCCGACTACCTGGGCGTACCCGTGGAAGGCCCCTACAAGCCGGAACAGTACCGCTACTGA
- a CDS encoding HD-GYP domain-containing protein gives MSEHTLKVMTGDLRIGMFVAELDRPWLDTPFLLQGFEIRDQEDLDSLHRYCTYVFIDLDRTPAHLLAGLPRPAPGKHMEEPLLAQPQGYRDAHGLEEELPQARAAHERLLESLKAFFTRLTREKRLDVGALQGDLDLMVDSVIRNPDAFAWLARLQKKDEYTYAHSLSCSVWAVSFGRQLGMQRNDLRQLALGASLFDIGKLMIPGEILSKAGRLTEDEMDVIRRHVDFGLELLGKDGGISQTVREMVAHHHERFDGSGYPNGLKGTAIPLPGRIASIVDCYDAITTARPYQKPISPSAAVKKLYEWRGHDFQPELVEEFIQAIGLYPAGTLVELTTGEVAVVMAESRVRRLRPRVMVILDTDKQLLGEFYKLDLLHDRGRTDARGIEIREALEPGAYGIDPAALYL, from the coding sequence ATGAGCGAACACACGCTGAAAGTCATGACGGGCGACCTGCGCATCGGCATGTTCGTCGCCGAGCTGGACCGTCCCTGGCTGGACACGCCCTTCCTGCTGCAGGGCTTCGAGATCCGCGACCAGGAAGACCTCGACAGCCTGCACCGCTACTGCACCTACGTCTTCATCGACCTCGATCGCACCCCGGCCCATCTGCTCGCAGGCCTGCCCCGCCCGGCCCCGGGGAAGCACATGGAAGAACCCCTGCTTGCGCAACCCCAGGGCTACCGCGACGCCCATGGCCTGGAGGAGGAACTGCCCCAGGCACGCGCGGCTCACGAACGCCTGCTCGAGTCGCTCAAGGCCTTCTTCACCCGCCTCACGCGGGAGAAGCGCCTGGACGTCGGCGCCCTGCAGGGCGATCTCGACCTCATGGTCGACAGCGTCATCCGCAACCCGGATGCCTTTGCCTGGCTCGCACGCCTGCAGAAGAAGGACGAATACACCTATGCCCACTCCCTGAGCTGCTCGGTCTGGGCCGTCTCCTTCGGGCGCCAGCTCGGCATGCAGCGCAACGACCTGCGCCAGCTGGCCCTGGGCGCCAGCCTGTTCGACATCGGCAAGCTGATGATCCCCGGCGAGATCCTCTCCAAGGCCGGGCGCCTCACGGAGGACGAGATGGACGTGATTCGCCGCCACGTCGACTTCGGTCTCGAGCTGCTCGGCAAGGACGGCGGCATCTCCCAGACCGTGCGCGAGATGGTGGCCCATCACCACGAGCGCTTCGATGGCAGCGGCTACCCCAACGGCCTCAAGGGCACCGCGATCCCCCTGCCCGGGCGCATCGCCTCCATCGTCGACTGCTATGACGCCATCACCACCGCCCGCCCCTATCAGAAGCCGATCTCCCCGTCGGCGGCCGTAAAGAAGCTCTACGAGTGGCGCGGGCACGACTTCCAACCCGAGCTGGTCGAGGAATTCATCCAGGCGATCGGCCTCTACCCGGCCGGCACACTGGTCGAACTCACCACGGGCGAGGTCGCCGTGGTCATGGCCGAGTCACGCGTACGCCGTCTGCGCCCCCGCGTGATGGTGATACTCGATACCGACAAGCAGCTGCTCGGGGAATTCTACAAACTCGATCTCCTGCACGACCGCGGCCGCACCGACGCCCGCGGCATCGAGATCCGCGAGGCGCTGGAGCCCGGCGCCTACGGCATCGACCCGGCAGCACTGTATCTCTGA
- the metF gene encoding methylenetetrahydrofolate reductase [NAD(P)H] codes for MNNGNTPEFSCEFFPPKTDEGQEKLAQVREELMEMAPRYFSVTFGAGGSTQKGTVDTVLSIRAAGVDAAPHLSCIGSEKAAIRELLAHYQANGIDHIVALRGDIPSGMRETGDFSYANELVAFIRAETGDHFHIEVAAYPEFHPQAPSATADLNNFQRKVEAGADSAITQYFYNADAYFRFLDDCERLGIDIPIVPGIMPITNYTQLARFSDACGAEIPRWMRKRLEAFGEDKTSLRAFGEEVVTDLCQTLLDGGAPGLHFYTMNQSGPTLAIWRNLGGN; via the coding sequence ATGAACAACGGCAACACCCCCGAATTCTCCTGCGAGTTCTTCCCGCCCAAGACCGACGAGGGGCAGGAAAAGCTCGCGCAGGTGCGCGAGGAGCTGATGGAGATGGCCCCGCGCTACTTCTCCGTCACCTTCGGCGCCGGCGGCAGCACCCAGAAGGGCACCGTCGACACCGTACTCTCCATCCGTGCCGCCGGCGTGGACGCCGCCCCGCACCTCTCCTGCATCGGCAGCGAGAAGGCCGCCATTCGCGAACTGCTGGCCCACTACCAGGCCAACGGCATCGACCACATCGTCGCCCTGCGCGGCGACATCCCCTCGGGCATGCGCGAGACCGGCGACTTCAGCTACGCCAATGAACTGGTCGCCTTCATCCGCGCGGAGACCGGCGACCACTTCCACATCGAGGTCGCGGCCTACCCCGAGTTCCACCCCCAGGCCCCCTCCGCCACGGCCGACCTGAACAACTTCCAGCGCAAGGTCGAGGCCGGCGCCGACAGCGCCATCACGCAGTACTTCTACAACGCGGACGCCTATTTCCGCTTCCTCGATGACTGCGAGCGCCTGGGCATCGACATCCCCATCGTGCCGGGCATCATGCCCATCACCAACTACACCCAACTGGCGCGTTTCTCCGATGCCTGCGGTGCCGAGATCCCGCGCTGGATGCGCAAGCGCCTGGAGGCCTTCGGCGAGGACAAGACATCGCTGCGCGCCTTCGGCGAGGAGGTCGTCACCGACCTCTGCCAGACCCTGCTCGACGGCGGGGCGCCGGGCCTGCACTTCTACACCATGAACCAGTCCGGGCCCACGCTCGCGATCTGGAGAAATCTCGGCGGGAACTGA
- the tkt gene encoding transketolase has protein sequence MPSRRDLANAIRALSMDAVQKAKSGHPGAPMGMADIAEVLYNDFMRHNPTNPDWCDRDRFIMSNGHGSMLPYSVLHLTGYDLPMEELKNFRQLHSRTPGHPEYGYAPGIETTTGPLGQGISNGVGMAIAEKALAARFNKPGHEIVDHNTYVFLGDGCMMEGISHEACALAGTLGLGKLIALYDDNGISIDGEVEGWFTDDTPQRFEAYGWHVVRNVDGHDPAAIKAAIEEARSVTDKPSMIQCKTIIGWGSPNKQGKEECHGAPLGDDEIKLVRETIGWNHGPFEIPDEIYAGWDAKEKGAAAEAAWNEKFEAYRKEFPELAAEFERRVMNKALASDWEAQADAFIKAVAEKGDTIATRKASQNAIEGFAGFTDFMGGSADLAGSNLTLWSGAKPMRHNNAEANYINYGVREFGMAAIVNGISLHGGFVPYGATFLMFSEYARNALRMAALMKIRHIEVFTHDSIGLGEDGPTHQPVEQTATLRMIPNMSVWRPCDAVETAVAWKMAVKKADGPTSLILSRQNLAHQARTDDQIAAIERGGYVLKDCDGTPDVILIATGSEVALAVGAAEAMSGKKVRVVSMPSVDHFEAQDAAYQESVLPKSVTARVVVEAGVPDGWYKYASTIVGLRRFGESAPAGDLFKEFGFTVENVVKAAEEAMAK, from the coding sequence ATGCCTTCTCGTAGAGACCTTGCCAACGCCATTCGCGCGCTGAGCATGGACGCGGTGCAAAAGGCCAAGTCCGGTCATCCGGGCGCCCCGATGGGCATGGCCGATATCGCCGAAGTCCTCTACAACGATTTCATGCGCCACAATCCGACCAACCCGGACTGGTGCGACCGCGACCGCTTCATCATGTCCAACGGTCACGGCTCCATGCTGCCCTACTCCGTGCTGCACCTGACCGGCTACGACCTGCCGATGGAAGAGCTGAAGAACTTCCGCCAGCTGCACTCCCGCACCCCGGGCCACCCCGAATACGGCTATGCCCCCGGCATCGAGACCACCACCGGTCCGCTGGGTCAGGGCATCAGCAACGGTGTGGGCATGGCGATCGCCGAGAAGGCCCTGGCCGCCCGTTTCAACAAGCCCGGCCACGAGATCGTCGACCACAACACCTACGTGTTCCTGGGCGACGGCTGCATGATGGAGGGCATCTCCCATGAGGCCTGCGCGCTGGCCGGCACCCTGGGCCTGGGCAAGCTCATCGCCCTGTACGACGACAACGGCATCTCCATCGACGGCGAGGTCGAGGGCTGGTTCACCGACGACACGCCGCAGCGCTTCGAGGCCTACGGCTGGCACGTGGTGCGCAACGTCGATGGCCACGATCCGGCGGCCATCAAGGCGGCCATCGAGGAGGCGCGCAGCGTCACCGACAAGCCGTCGATGATCCAGTGCAAGACCATCATCGGCTGGGGCTCGCCCAACAAGCAGGGCAAGGAAGAGTGTCACGGCGCGCCGCTGGGCGACGACGAGATCAAGCTGGTGCGCGAGACCATCGGCTGGAACCATGGCCCGTTCGAGATCCCGGACGAGATCTATGCCGGCTGGGATGCGAAGGAGAAGGGCGCCGCCGCCGAGGCCGCCTGGAACGAGAAGTTCGAGGCCTACCGCAAGGAATTCCCGGAACTGGCCGCCGAGTTCGAGCGCCGCGTGATGAACAAGGCGCTGGCCAGCGACTGGGAAGCCCAGGCCGACGCCTTCATCAAGGCCGTGGCCGAGAAGGGCGACACCATCGCCACCCGCAAGGCCTCGCAGAACGCCATCGAGGGCTTCGCCGGCTTCACCGACTTCATGGGCGGTTCCGCCGACCTGGCCGGCTCCAACCTGACCCTGTGGTCGGGTGCCAAGCCGATGCGCCACAACAACGCCGAGGCGAACTACATCAACTACGGCGTGCGTGAGTTCGGCATGGCCGCCATCGTCAACGGCATCTCGCTGCACGGCGGCTTCGTGCCCTATGGCGCGACCTTCCTGATGTTCTCGGAGTACGCGCGCAACGCCCTGCGCATGGCCGCGCTGATGAAGATCCGTCACATCGAGGTCTTCACCCACGACTCGATCGGCCTGGGCGAAGACGGTCCCACCCACCAGCCGGTGGAGCAGACCGCGACCCTGCGCATGATCCCGAACATGTCGGTGTGGCGTCCCTGTGACGCGGTCGAGACCGCGGTGGCCTGGAAGATGGCGGTGAAGAAGGCCGACGGCCCGACCTCGCTGATCCTCTCGCGCCAGAACCTGGCCCACCAGGCGCGTACCGACGACCAGATCGCCGCCATCGAGCGCGGCGGCTACGTCCTGAAGGACTGCGACGGCACCCCGGACGTGATCCTCATCGCCACCGGTTCCGAAGTGGCCCTGGCGGTTGGTGCGGCCGAGGCCATGAGCGGCAAGAAGGTGCGCGTCGTGTCCATGCCGAGCGTGGACCACTTCGAGGCCCAGGATGCCGCCTACCAGGAATCCGTGCTGCCGAAGTCCGTCACCGCCCGCGTGGTGGTGGAAGCCGGCGTGCCGGACGGCTGGTACAAGTACGCCAGCACCATCGTCGGTCTGCGCCGCTTCGGCGAGTCCGCCCCGGCAGGCGACCTCTTCAAGGAGTTCGGCTTCACCGTGGAGAACGTGGTGAAGGCCGCCGAAGAGGCCATGGCCAAGTAA
- a CDS encoding methionine adenosyltransferase — MSRNFVFTSESVSEGHPDKMADQVSDAILDAILAQDPNARVACETLVKTGMVVLAGEITTSAQIEYDQIAREVVNDIGYTSSDIGFDGDTCAVINALGKQSPDIAQGVDRAERENQGAGDQGLMFGYASNETDVLMPAPITYAHRLVERQAQVRKHGELSWLRPDAKSQITFRYENGRPVGIDAVVLSTQHDPEISQNDLREAVMEMIIQHVLPKEWLHKNTQYHINPTGQFIIGGPVGDCGLTGRKIIVDTYGGMARHGGGAFSGKDPSKVDRSAAYAGRYVAKNIVAAGLAERCEIQVSYAIGVAQPTSISVDCFGTERVSEARIVELVREHFDLRPYGITTMLDLLRPMYRATASYGHFGRDDQGFPWERTDKADALREAAGIKS; from the coding sequence ATGAGCAGAAACTTCGTCTTCACCTCCGAGTCCGTCTCCGAAGGCCATCCGGACAAGATGGCCGACCAGGTCTCGGATGCCATTCTCGATGCCATCCTGGCCCAGGACCCGAACGCGCGCGTGGCCTGCGAGACGCTGGTGAAGACGGGCATGGTGGTGCTGGCCGGCGAGATCACCACCTCGGCGCAGATCGAGTACGACCAGATCGCCCGCGAGGTGGTCAACGACATCGGCTACACCAGCTCCGACATCGGTTTCGACGGGGACACCTGCGCCGTGATCAACGCGCTGGGCAAGCAGTCGCCCGACATCGCCCAGGGCGTGGACCGCGCCGAGCGCGAGAACCAGGGCGCCGGCGACCAGGGCCTGATGTTCGGCTACGCCAGCAACGAGACCGACGTGCTCATGCCCGCGCCGATCACCTATGCCCACCGCCTGGTGGAACGTCAGGCCCAGGTGCGCAAGCACGGCGAGCTCTCCTGGCTGCGCCCGGACGCCAAGAGCCAGATCACCTTCCGCTACGAGAACGGCAGGCCCGTGGGTATCGACGCCGTGGTGCTCTCCACCCAGCACGACCCGGAGATCTCGCAGAACGACCTGAGGGAGGCCGTGATGGAGATGATCATCCAACACGTGCTGCCCAAGGAGTGGCTGCACAAGAACACCCAGTACCACATCAACCCCACCGGCCAGTTCATCATCGGCGGCCCGGTGGGAGACTGCGGCCTGACCGGGCGCAAGATCATCGTCGACACCTACGGCGGCATGGCCCGCCACGGCGGCGGCGCCTTCTCGGGCAAGGACCCGTCCAAGGTCGACCGTTCGGCCGCCTATGCCGGCCGTTATGTCGCCAAGAACATCGTCGCCGCCGGCCTGGCCGAGCGCTGCGAGATCCAGGTGTCCTACGCCATCGGCGTGGCCCAGCCGACCTCGATCAGCGTCGACTGCTTCGGCACCGAGCGCGTGAGCGAGGCCCGCATCGTGGAGCTGGTGCGCGAGCACTTCGACCTGCGCCCCTACGGCATCACCACCATGCTCGACCTGCTCAGGCCCATGTACCGCGCCACCGCGTCCTACGGCCACTTCGGCCGCGACGACCAGGGCTTCCCCTGGGAGCGCACCGACAAGGCCGACGCCCTGCGCGAGGCGGCCGGCATCAAGAGCTGA